In Isoptericola jiangsuensis, the following proteins share a genomic window:
- a CDS encoding TRM11 family SAM-dependent methyltransferase: MTTARYAALLLPSANRVYAEASLGLLAAELEILAGIAGPDRVRDVATDHLGGVPYVTFVADDLGEREVRLLANASTLYALFRVEGDALHPVAAPRLDRLDDDLVTIPKYAGKTNEQFTRLLLNVTVAASASADQMLDRPLRVLDPVCGRGSTLNQALLYGYHASGIDVDAADVEAYATFVRTYLQRKRLKHTVSFGPLRRDRKVLGKRLEATIGLTKEAFKAGDVRVLDVVVADTRRVGEFFRQGSFDVVVGDLPYGVQHGSRGAKGDLQRGPLDLLTSAVPAWTAMLRPGGAMGLAWNTHVAPRAEAAAVLAGHGLEVVDAEPYLRLRHRVDQSIDRDVLVARRPATGRAAR; the protein is encoded by the coding sequence GTGACCACCGCACGATACGCCGCCCTGCTCCTGCCGTCGGCCAACCGCGTCTACGCCGAGGCGTCCCTCGGGCTGCTCGCCGCCGAGCTGGAGATCCTCGCCGGGATCGCGGGGCCCGACCGGGTGCGCGACGTCGCCACGGACCACCTCGGCGGGGTGCCGTACGTGACGTTCGTCGCGGACGACCTGGGCGAGCGCGAGGTGCGTCTGCTCGCGAACGCGTCCACGCTCTACGCGCTGTTCCGCGTCGAGGGCGACGCCCTGCACCCGGTGGCTGCCCCGCGCCTGGACCGTCTCGACGACGACCTGGTGACCATCCCGAAGTACGCGGGCAAGACGAACGAGCAGTTCACGCGCCTGCTGCTCAACGTGACGGTGGCGGCGTCGGCGTCGGCGGACCAGATGCTGGACCGGCCGCTGCGGGTCCTGGACCCGGTGTGCGGGCGCGGGTCGACCCTCAACCAGGCGCTGCTGTACGGGTACCACGCGTCCGGGATCGACGTCGACGCCGCCGACGTGGAGGCGTACGCGACGTTCGTGCGGACCTACCTGCAGCGCAAGCGGCTCAAGCACACGGTGTCGTTCGGGCCGCTGCGCCGCGACCGCAAGGTGTTGGGCAAGCGCCTGGAGGCCACGATCGGGCTGACGAAGGAGGCGTTCAAGGCGGGCGACGTGCGCGTTCTCGACGTGGTCGTGGCCGACACGCGCCGCGTCGGGGAGTTCTTCCGTCAGGGGTCGTTCGACGTCGTCGTCGGGGACCTGCCCTACGGGGTGCAGCACGGCAGCCGCGGCGCGAAGGGCGACCTGCAGCGCGGTCCGCTGGACCTGCTCACCTCCGCGGTGCCGGCCTGGACGGCGATGCTCCGCCCGGGCGGGGCGATGGGCCTGGCGTGGAACACGCACGTCGCGCCGCGCGCGGAGGCGGCCGCCGTCCTGGCCGGGCACGGCCTGGAGGTCGTCGACGCGGAGCCCTACCTGCGGCTGCGGCACCGCGTCGACCAGTCGATCGACCGGGACGTGCTGGTCGCGCGCCGTCCGGCGACGGGCCGCGCCGCGCGCTGA
- the rpsT gene encoding 30S ribosomal protein S20, with the protein MANIKSQIKRIKTNEKARLRNKSVKSELKTHVRKVREAVAAGDKEAAQAALQTATRKLDKAVSKGVIHANQAANRKSAIAKAVEAL; encoded by the coding sequence GTGGCCAACATCAAGTCCCAGATCAAGCGCATCAAGACGAACGAGAAGGCGCGCCTGCGCAACAAGTCCGTCAAGTCCGAGCTGAAGACGCACGTCCGCAAGGTCCGCGAGGCCGTCGCCGCCGGCGACAAGGAGGCCGCCCAGGCCGCCCTCCAGACCGCGACGCGCAAGCTCGACAAGGCTGTCTCGAAGGGCGTCATCCACGCCAACCAGGCCGCGAACCGCAAGTCGGCCATCGCCAAGGCTGTCGAGGCTCTCTGA
- the holA gene encoding DNA polymerase III subunit delta produces MPPTSRRRAAAASNARSWDDPQLAPVVLVRGPEQLLTERAVDGVLDLARAAQPEVEKVELEGATYAVGQLTVAASPSLFGEAKMVVVRGAEACTDDLVADVVAYVAAPDPDSTVVVVHGGGTRGKRMLDAITASGAPELRCEAITKDADKVAFVTGEFKQARRRADAAAVRALVDALGNDLRELASACAQLVADTTGTIGEATVDRYYGGRVEATGFKVADAAVAGDAGAAVALLRHALATGADPVPVVAALALRLRTLARVAAIRGGSTTARELGLQDWQVRNANKDLARWTPEGLAAAITAVARADAEVKGGGRDPVFAVERAVLTIARSRRG; encoded by the coding sequence GTGCCTCCCACCTCCCGCCGCCGCGCGGCTGCCGCGTCGAACGCCCGCTCGTGGGACGACCCGCAGCTCGCGCCCGTCGTCCTGGTGCGCGGCCCGGAACAGCTCCTCACCGAGCGTGCCGTCGACGGCGTGCTCGACCTCGCGCGCGCCGCGCAGCCCGAGGTCGAGAAGGTCGAGCTCGAGGGCGCCACGTACGCGGTCGGCCAGCTCACCGTCGCCGCCAGCCCGTCCCTGTTCGGCGAGGCCAAGATGGTCGTCGTCCGCGGGGCCGAGGCCTGCACGGACGACCTCGTCGCGGACGTCGTGGCGTACGTCGCCGCGCCCGACCCGGACTCCACGGTCGTGGTCGTGCACGGCGGCGGCACCCGCGGCAAGCGGATGCTGGACGCCATCACGGCGTCGGGTGCGCCCGAGCTGCGCTGCGAGGCGATCACGAAGGACGCCGACAAGGTCGCGTTCGTCACGGGCGAGTTCAAGCAGGCCCGCCGCCGCGCCGACGCCGCGGCCGTGCGTGCGCTGGTGGACGCGCTGGGCAACGACCTGCGCGAGCTCGCCTCGGCGTGCGCGCAGCTCGTCGCGGACACGACCGGCACGATCGGCGAGGCCACGGTGGACCGCTACTACGGCGGCCGGGTCGAGGCGACGGGGTTCAAGGTCGCCGACGCCGCCGTCGCGGGGGACGCGGGCGCCGCGGTCGCGCTGCTGCGCCACGCGCTGGCGACCGGCGCCGACCCCGTTCCCGTCGTCGCGGCCCTCGCCCTGCGCCTGCGCACGCTGGCGCGGGTGGCGGCGATCCGCGGCGGGTCGACGACGGCCCGTGAGCTCGGCCTGCAGGACTGGCAGGTCCGCAACGCCAACAAGGACCTCGCCCGCTGGACGCCGGAGGGCCTCGCCGCGGCGATCACCGCGGTGGCCCGCGCCGACGCCGAGGTCAAGGGCGGCGGCCGCGACCCCGTGTTCGCCGTCGAGCGCGCCGTCCTCACCATCGCCCGCTCCCGCCGCGGCTGA
- a CDS encoding glycosyltransferase family 4 protein has protein sequence MPRTLVVTNDFPPRQGGIETFVHAMTSRFDPDDVVVYTSSTPGQEEYDRGLPYPVVRARTRMLLPTPARTRDVVRLVHEHGCDSVWFGAAAPLGLMAPALRRRTAVRRTVATTHGHELWWAKVPGTRAALGRIGRSVDHLTYLSDRTVGVLADAVGPEAAARAVRMSPGVDPETFAGADPAGGRAVRERYGIPVDAPVVLCAARLVERKGQDVLVRALPAVLAAVPDARLLVVGDGPDADRLRRLVAEHGVGAHVVLAGGHPHTAMPAFYAAADVFAMPSRSRRGGLEVEGLGIVYLEAQAAGLPVVVGDSGGAPDAVDDGVTGFVVDGTDPADVAARLVELLGDAALRARLGAAGPGWVRDSWTWDQRFATLHGLLTD, from the coding sequence GTGCCCCGGACCCTCGTCGTCACCAACGACTTCCCGCCGCGCCAGGGAGGGATCGAGACGTTCGTCCACGCGATGACGTCCCGGTTCGACCCGGACGACGTGGTCGTCTACACGTCCTCGACCCCCGGCCAGGAGGAGTACGACCGCGGCCTGCCGTACCCGGTGGTGCGGGCCCGCACGCGGATGCTGCTCCCCACACCGGCGCGCACGCGGGACGTGGTGCGGCTGGTCCACGAGCACGGCTGCGACTCGGTGTGGTTCGGCGCCGCGGCGCCGCTGGGGCTCATGGCCCCCGCGCTGCGCCGGCGCACCGCCGTGCGCCGGACGGTCGCGACGACGCACGGGCACGAGCTGTGGTGGGCGAAGGTGCCGGGCACCCGGGCGGCGCTGGGCCGGATCGGCCGGTCGGTGGACCACCTGACGTACCTGTCGGACCGCACGGTGGGGGTCCTCGCCGACGCCGTCGGTCCGGAGGCGGCGGCGCGCGCCGTGCGCATGTCCCCCGGCGTGGACCCGGAGACGTTCGCGGGCGCCGACCCGGCGGGCGGCCGGGCGGTGCGCGAGCGGTACGGCATCCCGGTGGACGCGCCCGTCGTGCTGTGCGCGGCGCGGCTCGTGGAGCGCAAGGGGCAGGACGTCCTGGTGCGGGCGCTGCCCGCCGTGCTGGCGGCGGTGCCGGACGCGCGCCTCCTGGTCGTCGGCGACGGTCCCGACGCGGACCGCCTGCGCCGCCTCGTGGCGGAGCACGGCGTGGGTGCCCACGTGGTGCTCGCCGGCGGTCACCCGCACACGGCGATGCCCGCGTTCTACGCCGCGGCGGACGTGTTCGCGATGCCGTCGCGCAGCCGGCGCGGCGGCCTGGAGGTCGAGGGGCTCGGCATCGTCTACCTCGAGGCGCAGGCCGCGGGCCTGCCCGTGGTGGTGGGCGACTCGGGCGGTGCGCCGGACGCCGTGGACGACGGCGTCACGGGGTTCGTCGTGGACGGCACCGACCCGGCCGACGTCGCCGCTCGGCTGGTCGAGCTCCTCGGCGACGCCGCGCTGCGCGCCCGCCTGGGCGCGGCCGGGCCGGGCTGGGTGCGGGACTCCTGGACCTGGGACCAGCGCTTCGCCACGCTGCACGGGCTGCTCACCGACTGA
- a CDS encoding ComEC/Rec2 family competence protein yields the protein MTGDLRLVPLAFAVWVAAWALTGTRPLAGVGLLVAAAVLGGCVAAARRGGPWVAHLLLVCAGVVAVTGSVQVQADARGALVDLAAQEALSTLAGTVVSAARPAPFGGGSTWELAVDTVSARGSTTPVRGHVRVTAPGTPPRAGSAVEVEARLAPARFGAGTTAEATAAGPVAEHVAPSAVLRTTDRMRTALLDVTDPLGPQARGLVPGMAFGDTTRVPDDLDDAMRVTGLTHATAVSGSHFAIVLAVVTAVLTVAGVPRGWRVVTLAGAAVGFVLLVGPEPSVLRAVWTCAAGLLGLALGRPGQGLPALATASTVLLVVDPWLARSYGFALSCAATAGIVLLAGPLARLLTPWLGRALAFAVAVPCAAQAACGPILVLLDPAVALVAVPANVLAAPALVPGTVLALLATVLAPGLPAVAGPVAWLAGVPTGWLAGVATLGAAVPGSRVPWWPGPGGAAALALVTLAVLAVVVRRAPADTPAGPDAAGSLRRLRVRLVRPGRARSRLAPPGDGAVRGPGAGPPDATVRPVRHPLGGAGVSPRRRRGGGPLVLLTGAAVVLVAVLVVVPRVAAPGPVPPDWQVVACDVGQGDTLVVRSGPDSAVVVDVGPPGDAAARCLARLGVARVDLLVLSHFHTDHVGGLEPVLAAVPVTAAVVSAVAEPAAPARRALDLLGGVGVPVAAGAEGRAGAAGTVAWRVLGAADGVGANDASVALALRTASGIDVVALGDLEEPGQRALAARLRAAGYPADPVEVVKIAHHGSASQDPGLAALLAPAVVLVSVGDNDYGHPTGAALDLYTGTGARVLRTDRCGDAALVVRSARLATACGEGA from the coding sequence GTGACCGGCGACCTGCGCCTCGTCCCGCTCGCGTTCGCCGTGTGGGTGGCCGCCTGGGCGCTCACCGGGACGCGACCGCTCGCCGGGGTCGGCCTGCTGGTCGCCGCCGCGGTGCTCGGCGGGTGCGTCGCCGCCGCCCGGCGGGGCGGGCCGTGGGTCGCGCACCTGCTCCTCGTCTGCGCCGGGGTCGTCGCGGTCACCGGGTCGGTCCAGGTGCAGGCGGACGCGCGCGGCGCCCTGGTCGACCTCGCCGCCCAGGAGGCGCTCTCGACCCTGGCCGGCACCGTCGTGTCGGCGGCGCGACCGGCACCGTTCGGGGGCGGTTCCACCTGGGAGCTCGCGGTGGACACGGTGAGCGCGCGCGGGTCCACGACGCCCGTCCGCGGCCACGTGCGGGTCACCGCGCCCGGCACGCCGCCGCGCGCCGGGTCCGCCGTCGAGGTCGAGGCCCGCCTCGCCCCGGCCCGGTTCGGTGCCGGGACCACCGCGGAGGCCACCGCCGCCGGACCGGTCGCCGAGCACGTGGCACCGTCCGCCGTCCTGCGGACCACCGACCGCATGCGGACCGCGCTGCTGGACGTGACCGACCCCCTCGGCCCGCAGGCCCGCGGCCTCGTGCCCGGCATGGCGTTCGGCGACACCACGCGCGTGCCCGACGACCTCGACGACGCCATGCGCGTCACCGGGCTCACGCACGCCACCGCCGTGTCGGGCAGCCACTTCGCGATCGTGCTGGCCGTCGTCACCGCGGTCCTCACGGTCGCCGGGGTGCCCCGGGGCTGGCGGGTCGTCACCCTCGCCGGCGCGGCCGTCGGGTTCGTGCTGCTGGTCGGCCCGGAACCTTCGGTGCTGCGCGCCGTGTGGACCTGCGCCGCCGGGCTCCTCGGGCTGGCGCTCGGCCGCCCGGGACAGGGCCTGCCCGCGCTGGCCACCGCGTCCACCGTGCTGCTCGTCGTCGACCCCTGGCTCGCCCGGTCGTACGGCTTCGCCCTGTCGTGCGCCGCCACCGCGGGGATCGTGCTGCTCGCCGGGCCGCTCGCCCGCCTGCTCACGCCCTGGCTGGGTCGGGCCCTCGCGTTCGCCGTCGCCGTGCCCTGCGCCGCGCAGGCCGCGTGCGGCCCGATCCTCGTGCTGCTCGACCCCGCCGTCGCCCTCGTGGCCGTCCCCGCGAACGTCCTCGCGGCGCCCGCGCTCGTCCCGGGCACCGTCCTCGCGCTGCTCGCCACCGTGCTCGCCCCCGGGCTGCCCGCCGTCGCCGGACCCGTCGCGTGGCTGGCCGGCGTCCCCACCGGCTGGCTCGCCGGCGTCGCCACGCTCGGCGCGGCCGTCCCCGGCAGCCGTGTCCCCTGGTGGCCGGGCCCGGGCGGTGCCGCGGCGCTCGCGCTCGTCACGCTGGCCGTGCTGGCCGTCGTGGTCCGGAGGGCGCCCGCCGACACCCCCGCCGGACCCGACGCCGCGGGGTCGCTGCGACGCCTGCGGGTGCGGCTCGTCCGGCCCGGGCGCGCGCGGTCCCGGCTCGCGCCGCCAGGCGACGGCGCGGTCCGGGGTCCGGGAGCCGGACCGCCGGACGCGACCGTGCGCCCGGTCCGTCACCCGCTGGGCGGCGCCGGGGTGAGCCCACGCCGTCGTCGAGGCGGTGGGCCGCTCGTCCTCCTGACCGGCGCAGCGGTCGTCCTGGTCGCCGTGCTCGTCGTCGTCCCGCGCGTCGCGGCACCGGGTCCGGTCCCGCCCGACTGGCAGGTGGTGGCGTGCGACGTCGGCCAGGGGGACACGCTCGTGGTGCGCAGCGGCCCGGACTCGGCCGTCGTGGTCGACGTGGGGCCGCCCGGGGACGCCGCCGCCCGTTGCCTCGCCCGGCTCGGGGTCGCACGGGTCGACCTGCTCGTGCTGAGCCACTTCCACACCGACCACGTCGGCGGGCTGGAGCCGGTGCTCGCCGCCGTGCCCGTCACCGCGGCGGTCGTGTCCGCCGTCGCGGAGCCCGCCGCGCCGGCGCGCCGTGCCCTCGACCTGCTCGGCGGCGTCGGGGTGCCGGTCGCCGCCGGGGCCGAGGGCCGCGCGGGCGCCGCGGGCACCGTCGCGTGGCGGGTGCTCGGCGCGGCCGACGGCGTGGGTGCCAACGACGCGAGCGTCGCCCTCGCGCTGCGCACGGCGTCCGGGATCGACGTCGTCGCCCTCGGCGACCTGGAGGAGCCGGGCCAGCGGGCGCTCGCCGCGCGGCTGCGGGCCGCCGGGTACCCCGCGGACCCGGTGGAGGTGGTCAAGATCGCCCACCACGGGTCGGCGTCCCAGGACCCGGGGCTGGCCGCACTGCTGGCGCCCGCGGTCGTGCTGGTCAGCGTGGGTGACAACGACTACGGTCACCCCACCGGTGCCGCCCTCGACCTGTACACGGGCACCGGTGCGCGGGTGCTGCGGACGGACCGGTGCGGTGACGCCGCGCTCGTCGTGCGCTCCGCGCGGCTCGCCACGGCGTGCGGGGAGGGGGCGTGA
- a CDS encoding ComEA family DNA-binding protein: protein MTTIPPRPADPVAARVDALRAALAGDPAPPVAAPTVGPPWPDDAPAAGPPPPTPPAARGTSATVEGPRSGAPWDPPGGTPDADELADRLRRRRSAAHVAAAYSAAHGHPLDAHAAVGRRWALDARTAVAAACALLLVAVVVLGLALWPSGGDDLVDLAGHQGGVAGVPDPAAPTSDDALGGAVSSAPASSAPSAAGAVTATGAAADPTGSAVTGSATEPGVVVHVVGQVASPGLVTLPAGSRVADALEAAGGATRKADLAQLNLARTVVDGEQVHVPAPGETPPVATVPGAGTSATGAATADAAPGAPVPLNTADVTTLDTLPGVGPVLAERIVAWRDTHGPFTSVDELTEVSGIGPSVLEGLRDLVVV from the coding sequence GTGACCACCATCCCACCCCGGCCCGCGGACCCGGTCGCGGCCCGCGTCGACGCCCTGCGCGCCGCGCTCGCCGGCGATCCCGCCCCGCCCGTCGCGGCCCCGACCGTCGGCCCGCCCTGGCCGGACGACGCTCCCGCGGCGGGACCTCCGCCGCCGACCCCACCGGCGGCCCGGGGGACGTCGGCGACCGTCGAGGGGCCGCGGTCGGGGGCGCCGTGGGACCCGCCGGGCGGTACGCCGGACGCGGACGAGCTCGCGGACCGCCTGCGCCGGCGGCGCTCGGCCGCCCACGTCGCCGCCGCGTACAGCGCGGCGCACGGGCACCCGCTCGACGCGCACGCGGCCGTCGGGCGGCGGTGGGCGCTGGACGCCCGCACGGCCGTCGCAGCCGCCTGCGCCCTGCTGCTCGTGGCCGTCGTGGTCCTGGGGCTCGCGCTGTGGCCCTCGGGCGGGGACGACCTGGTCGACCTCGCCGGGCACCAGGGCGGTGTCGCGGGTGTGCCGGACCCGGCCGCGCCGACGTCGGACGACGCCCTCGGCGGGGCCGTGTCCTCCGCACCCGCCTCGTCCGCGCCCTCCGCGGCGGGCGCCGTCACGGCCACGGGGGCCGCAGCGGACCCGACCGGATCCGCGGTGACGGGGTCCGCGACGGAGCCGGGCGTGGTCGTGCACGTCGTCGGGCAGGTCGCGTCCCCGGGGCTGGTGACCCTGCCGGCAGGGTCGCGCGTGGCGGACGCGCTGGAGGCCGCCGGGGGAGCGACCCGCAAGGCCGACCTCGCGCAGCTCAACCTGGCGCGGACCGTCGTCGACGGCGAGCAGGTGCACGTGCCCGCGCCGGGGGAGACCCCGCCCGTGGCGACCGTGCCCGGCGCCGGGACGTCCGCGACGGGCGCGGCCACCGCCGATGCCGCACCGGGCGCCCCGGTGCCGCTCAACACGGCGGACGTGACCACGCTGGACACCCTGCCCGGCGTCGGGCCGGTGCTGGCCGAGCGGATCGTCGCCTGGCGGGACACCCACGGTCCGTTCACCAGCGTCGACGAGCTCACCGAGGTCTCCGGGATCGGGCCGTCGGTGCTCGAGGGCTTGCGCGACCTCGTGGTCGTGTGA
- a CDS encoding DegV family protein has product MRDEPAVRVVTDSTACLPDPADLVEAGVLDDPAAGPLVVPLHVVTSDGERREGVDITPEDVADRIARGERLTTSQPATEEFTRAFRGLVAGGARSVVSVHLSSALSGTVDSAARAGQRAMLPVRVVDSRSAAMALGFAALEASRCAAAGCDTEHVARRAQEVADSASAFFLVDSLDHLRRGGRLSAPAAALGTALGVRPLLGLVDGRVDLVQRVRTRKAAMARLVDLAVEQAGRAARPALAVHHLGAPERADEVAAQLAERVGTRPVVSPVSAVLGAHVGPGALAVVVVDRGTHVHDLEPGGPW; this is encoded by the coding sequence ATGCGCGACGAACCTGCAGTGCGAGTCGTCACCGACTCGACGGCCTGCCTCCCCGACCCTGCCGACCTCGTCGAGGCCGGCGTCCTCGACGACCCGGCCGCCGGACCGCTCGTCGTGCCCCTGCACGTCGTGACGTCCGACGGCGAGCGCCGCGAGGGCGTCGACATCACGCCCGAGGACGTCGCGGACCGGATCGCCCGGGGCGAGCGGCTGACGACGTCGCAGCCCGCGACGGAGGAGTTCACGCGGGCGTTCCGCGGGCTGGTCGCGGGCGGCGCCCGCTCGGTGGTGTCGGTGCACCTGTCGAGCGCCCTGTCGGGCACGGTCGACTCCGCGGCGCGGGCCGGTCAGCGTGCGATGCTGCCGGTGCGGGTCGTGGACTCCCGCAGCGCGGCGATGGCGCTCGGCTTCGCGGCGCTGGAGGCGTCGCGGTGCGCGGCGGCCGGGTGCGACACGGAGCACGTGGCGCGCCGCGCGCAGGAGGTCGCGGACTCCGCGAGCGCGTTCTTCCTCGTGGACTCCCTGGACCACCTGCGCCGCGGCGGCCGGCTGTCCGCGCCCGCGGCGGCGCTCGGCACCGCGCTGGGGGTGCGTCCTCTGCTCGGGCTGGTGGACGGCCGCGTCGACCTCGTGCAGCGGGTCCGTACCCGCAAGGCCGCGATGGCACGGCTGGTGGACCTGGCGGTGGAGCAGGCGGGCCGGGCGGCCCGTCCGGCGCTGGCCGTGCACCATCTGGGCGCGCCCGAGCGGGCCGACGAGGTCGCCGCGCAGCTCGCCGAGCGCGTGGGTACGCGGCCGGTCGTGTCGCCCGTCAGCGCGGTGCTGGGTGCGCACGTCGGGCCCGGCGCGCTGGCCGTCGTCGTGGTGGACCGGGGTACGCACGTGCACGACCTGGAGCCCGGCGGCCCCTGGTGA
- a CDS encoding glycogen/starch/alpha-glucan phosphorylase yields MTDTPLITSPEHSVEGFVREFLRELNFTQGTVLERASTNDTYLALARTVRHYLMARWMETTTAHYRRQPKAVAYLSAEFLLGRQLDNALLAADLEEIAAEAMASLGLDLDELRQAEVEPGLGNGGLGRLAACFIDSLATMSVPAIGYGIRYEYGIFRQTFVDGRQVEEPDHWLDNGSPWEFAHPEHEVTVSFGGHTEKYTEGEGDDAVERSRWVPGWQVLGVPYNYMVPGYRNGRVNTLRLWSARATHAFDLKIFNYGDYAEAVRAQTFAENISKVLYPEDSTPQGKELRLQQQYFFVACSLRDFIDQLLPEGFDLHRLHERICFQLNDTHPVIAVPELMRILVDEQGFAWEEAWEVTRRCFAYTCHTLLPEALEVWPVELLGRLLPRHLEIIYRINDEFLDEVRATYGDDELLVRRMSIIAEHPFRAVRMAHLATVAGTRVNGVAELHSQLLRDKVLADFARLWPEKFTNVTNGVTPRRFVRLANPGLSALVTEAIGDGWVTDLDRLRELEPFADDPEFRRRFRDVKAANKQRLVELLERRDGIEIPTDTMLDVMVKRLHEYKRQTLKILHVISLYDRIVSGELDVAEVVPRTVVFGAKAAPGYVMAKEIIALINHVGAVVNSHPVASQVLRVAFPANYDVTVAETLIPAADLSEQISLAGKEASGTGNMKFALNGALTIGTDDGANVEIRQLVGDDNFFLFGLTEPEAAAIAETGYRPSAYYEENPVLRRALDLVARGEFSGGDRSVFEPVVSNLLGEDRFMVLADFQAYLDAQDRVEAAYRDPEAWSRSAVLNVARSGFFSSDRSMRDYLDRIWHAEPLAD; encoded by the coding sequence GTGACCGACACTCCGCTCATCACCAGCCCCGAGCACTCCGTCGAGGGCTTCGTCCGGGAGTTCCTGCGGGAGCTCAACTTCACCCAGGGCACGGTCCTGGAGCGGGCGAGCACGAACGACACCTACCTGGCTCTGGCCCGCACGGTGCGCCACTACCTCATGGCGCGCTGGATGGAGACGACGACGGCCCACTACCGGCGGCAGCCGAAGGCCGTGGCGTACCTGTCGGCGGAGTTCCTGCTGGGACGCCAGCTCGACAACGCGCTGCTCGCCGCGGACCTGGAGGAGATCGCGGCCGAGGCGATGGCGTCGCTCGGCCTGGACCTGGACGAGCTGCGTCAGGCGGAGGTCGAGCCGGGTCTGGGCAACGGCGGGCTCGGGCGGCTCGCGGCCTGCTTCATCGACTCCCTCGCCACGATGTCGGTCCCGGCGATCGGGTACGGCATCCGGTACGAGTACGGGATCTTCCGGCAGACGTTCGTCGACGGCCGCCAGGTGGAGGAGCCGGACCACTGGCTGGACAACGGCTCGCCGTGGGAGTTCGCGCACCCCGAGCACGAGGTGACCGTGTCGTTCGGCGGTCATACGGAGAAGTACACCGAGGGCGAGGGCGACGACGCCGTCGAGCGGTCCCGCTGGGTGCCGGGCTGGCAGGTGCTCGGCGTGCCCTACAACTACATGGTGCCGGGCTACCGCAACGGCCGCGTCAACACGCTGCGGCTGTGGAGCGCGCGGGCGACGCACGCGTTCGACCTGAAGATCTTCAACTACGGCGACTACGCCGAGGCGGTGCGTGCGCAGACGTTCGCGGAGAACATCTCCAAGGTGCTCTACCCGGAGGACTCCACGCCGCAGGGCAAGGAGCTGCGCCTGCAGCAGCAGTACTTCTTCGTGGCGTGCTCGCTGCGCGACTTCATCGACCAGCTCCTGCCCGAGGGCTTCGACCTGCACCGGCTGCACGAGCGGATCTGCTTCCAGCTCAACGACACCCACCCGGTGATCGCCGTGCCGGAGCTGATGCGCATCCTCGTGGACGAGCAGGGCTTCGCGTGGGAGGAGGCGTGGGAGGTCACCCGGCGCTGCTTCGCCTACACGTGCCACACGCTGCTGCCGGAGGCGCTGGAGGTGTGGCCGGTCGAGCTGCTGGGCCGGCTCCTGCCGCGCCACCTGGAGATCATCTACCGGATCAACGACGAGTTCCTCGACGAGGTGCGCGCGACGTACGGCGACGACGAGCTGCTGGTGCGTCGCATGTCGATCATCGCGGAGCACCCGTTCCGTGCGGTGCGGATGGCGCACCTGGCCACCGTCGCGGGCACGAGGGTCAACGGTGTGGCCGAGCTGCACTCGCAGCTGTTGCGGGACAAGGTGCTCGCGGACTTCGCGCGGCTGTGGCCGGAGAAGTTCACCAACGTCACCAACGGCGTGACCCCGCGCCGGTTCGTGCGGCTCGCGAACCCCGGCCTGTCGGCGCTGGTCACCGAGGCGATCGGCGACGGCTGGGTCACCGACCTCGACCGTCTGCGCGAGCTGGAGCCGTTCGCGGACGACCCCGAGTTCCGGCGCCGGTTCCGTGACGTCAAGGCCGCGAACAAGCAGCGGCTCGTCGAGCTGCTGGAGCGCCGCGACGGCATCGAGATCCCCACCGACACGATGCTCGACGTCATGGTCAAGCGCCTGCACGAGTACAAGCGCCAGACCCTGAAGATCCTGCACGTGATCTCGTTGTACGACCGGATCGTCTCCGGTGAGCTGGACGTCGCGGAGGTGGTGCCGCGCACGGTCGTGTTCGGGGCGAAGGCGGCCCCGGGGTACGTCATGGCGAAGGAGATCATCGCGCTCATCAACCACGTGGGTGCGGTGGTGAACTCCCACCCGGTCGCCTCGCAGGTGCTGCGCGTCGCGTTCCCCGCGAACTACGACGTCACGGTCGCCGAGACCCTCATCCCCGCCGCGGACCTGTCCGAGCAGATCTCCCTGGCGGGCAAGGAGGCGTCCGGCACGGGCAACATGAAGTTCGCGCTCAACGGCGCCCTGACGATCGGCACGGACGACGGCGCGAACGTCGAGATCCGCCAGCTCGTCGGCGACGACAACTTCTTCCTGTTCGGGCTCACCGAGCCGGAGGCCGCCGCCATCGCGGAGACCGGCTACCGGCCGTCCGCCTACTACGAGGAGAACCCCGTCCTGCGGCGGGCCCTCGACCTGGTGGCGCGCGGCGAGTTCTCCGGCGGCGACCGGTCCGTGTTCGAGCCGGTCGTGTCCAACCTGCTCGGCGAGGACCGGTTCATGGTGCTGGCGGACTTCCAGGCGTACCTCGACGCCCAGGACCGGGTGGAGGCGGCCTACCGCGACCCGGAGGCGTGGAGCCGCTCCGCGGTGCTCAACGTCGCCCGCAGCGGGTTCTTCTCCTCGGACCGCTCGATGCGCGACTACCTGGACCGCATCTGGCACGCGGAGCCGCTGGCCGACTGA